From a region of the Chrysemys picta bellii isolate R12L10 chromosome 7, ASM1138683v2, whole genome shotgun sequence genome:
- the FOXI2 gene encoding forkhead box protein I2 encodes MNSFGQQPANPQPAPLQHPNAQDLLDMAVYCDNLMYPQNLHHHHHPQRPSAHPAGYGLSEYSPPAANPYLWINGPAINSSPYLSGTNGASFIPSGYGTSQRQFLAPASGFAGADLSWLSLSSQQEFFKMVRPPYSYSALIAMAIQNAPEKKLTLSQIYQYVAENFPFYKKSKAGWQNSIRHNLSLNDCFKKVPRDEDDPGKGNYWTLDPNCEKMFDNGNFRRKRKRRSDAPGSSAPGVPDKAEDKSGGALKSPNASSLMGLGSPAPQNSPGSGSGPKSSPTPALERSPCFSSFASNMQALVNGNHGFARQLSGGLAGEFSHGRQDVPALSSCSTPSSDIAQNPELSPPAHSRMNYCASGQQSGLSIPLINNFSVNHLIYSRDGTEV; translated from the exons ATGAACTCTTTTGGGCAGCAGCCCGCAAATCCACAGCCGGcccccctccagcatcccaatGCACAGGATTTACTGGACATGGCGGTGTACTGTGATAACCTAATGTACCCGCAAAACctgcaccaccatcaccacccacAGAGGCCATCAGCTCATCCAGCAGGCTATGGGCTGAGCGAATATAGCCCCCCGGCAGCGAACCCCTACCTCTGGATCAATGGACCTGCCATCAACTCGTCTCCTTATCTCTCTGGGACTAATGGGGCTTCTTTCATCCCCTCAGGTTATGGGACCAGCCAGAGACAGTTCCTGGCCCCTGCATCAGGCTTTGCAGGAGCAGATCTCAGCTGGTTGTCTCTCTCCAGCCAGCAGGAGTTTTTTAAAATGGTGAGGCCCCCCTACTCCTACTCGGCTCTGATAGCTATGGCCATCCAAAACGCTCCGGAGAAGAAGTTGACCTTGAGTCAAATTTACCAGTACGTGGCCGAAAACTTCCCGTTTTACAAGAAGAGCAAAGCTGGCTGGCAGAACTCCATCAGGCACAACCTGTCCCTCAACGATTGCTTTAAGAAAGTCCCCAGGGATGAAGACGATCCAG GGAAAGGCAATTACTGGACCCTAGACCCGAACTGCGAGAAAATGTTCGACAACGGCAATTTTCGAAGGAAGAGGAAAAGGCGATCGGACGCTCCTGGGTCCAGCGCCCCAGGAGTGCCTGACAAAGCGGAAGACAAGAGCGGCGGTGCCTTGAAGTCTCCAAACGCCTCCAGCCTgatgggcctgggctcccctgcaCCGCAGAACTCTCCAGGCTCCGGGAGCGGCCCCAAATCCTCCCCCACGCCAGCGCTCGAACGGAGCCCTTGTTTCTCCAGCTTCGCCTCCAACATGCAGGCCCTTGTCAATGGGAACCATGGCTTCGCCAGGCAGCTCTCGGGAGGGCTGGCGGGCGAGTTTTCACACGGAAGGCAAGATGTGCCTGCTCTGAGTTCGTGCTCCACTCCCAGCAGCGACATTGCCCAGAACCCCGAACTGAGTCCGCCGGCCCACTCGAGAATGAACTACTGTGCCAGCGGCCAGCAAAGCGGGCTCAGCATCCCCCTCATTAACAACTTCAGCGTCAATCATCTGATTTATAGCAGGGACGGGACAGAAGTTTGA